The Rhodocytophaga rosea genome has a segment encoding these proteins:
- a CDS encoding sugar phosphate isomerase/epimerase family protein, translated as MKRNFLSIGFLRILTGSVVISERFAPLPDDKSRAITNKIKNRPYTPFYIKPDNSLPFKSLILILLTLMISCTNPTNDTLNNASDEGRLAAQLWTFRYELEKDVPGTLKKIKTLGINYVEGFDAPYIIDNPEEFKSQLDAAGLKMFALHWNNLNDWRKNPTVIIETAKKLGAQYTGIAWLKVTKADTVTLDVVNEAADILTKACGQAQEAGLQLYYHIHGYELQPMADQRTFFDSFVSRINNNCVRLEADIFWVTYAGQDPVQFMDKYRTGMELLHIKNMADHVSTGVFTGADFMPPDMPAENWVPLGKGKIDYRAVFQKGKEIGVKWYILEMDKYNGDVYAAIDSSLTYIRNEKLLP; from the coding sequence ATGAAAAGAAACTTTCTTTCGATAGGCTTTCTTAGAATTTTGACGGGAAGTGTTGTTATATCAGAAAGGTTTGCTCCATTACCTGATGATAAGTCAAGGGCAATAACAAACAAAATAAAAAACAGACCTTATACGCCTTTTTATATAAAACCTGACAACAGCCTACCTTTTAAGAGTCTTATACTTATTCTCCTGACCCTGATGATCTCCTGCACAAATCCCACCAATGACACACTTAATAATGCTTCCGACGAAGGCAGGCTTGCCGCCCAGCTTTGGACGTTCCGTTATGAGCTGGAAAAAGATGTTCCCGGAACTTTAAAGAAAATCAAAACCCTGGGCATCAACTACGTAGAAGGATTTGACGCTCCCTACATTATCGACAACCCAGAAGAATTCAAATCACAGCTTGATGCTGCGGGCTTGAAGATGTTTGCCCTGCATTGGAATAACCTCAACGACTGGCGAAAGAATCCAACTGTCATAATCGAAACGGCAAAGAAATTGGGGGCACAGTATACTGGTATAGCCTGGCTTAAAGTTACAAAGGCAGATACGGTCACCCTTGATGTAGTCAACGAAGCCGCCGACATCCTGACAAAAGCCTGTGGGCAAGCTCAGGAAGCCGGTCTTCAGCTTTACTATCACATCCACGGGTACGAGTTGCAGCCAATGGCTGATCAAAGAACTTTCTTCGACAGCTTTGTAAGTCGTATCAACAACAATTGTGTTCGTCTGGAGGCCGATATATTCTGGGTGACCTATGCCGGTCAGGATCCGGTGCAGTTTATGGACAAGTATCGGACAGGTATGGAGTTGCTGCACATCAAGAACATGGCCGATCATGTATCGACGGGTGTTTTTACCGGCGCTGACTTCATGCCACCTGACATGCCTGCTGAAAATTGGGTACCCCTGGGCAAAGGCAAAATTGATTACAGGGCCGTCTTTCAGAAAGGGAAAGAGATCGGTGTGAAATGGTATATCCTAGAGATGGACAAGTATAACGGTGATGTCTATGCAGCTATAGATTCCTCGCTTACTTATATACGAAATGAGAAACTGTTGCCATGA
- a CDS encoding IS5 family transposase, which translates to MYELHENLTDSQWQVIKNIVDDGRKRKVCLKRVVDACLWLTRTGSQWRNLSQTHYPVWQTVAYYFYKWQHNGVWQQVRAMLVKKERERQGRQAEPSRVTIDSQSVKQCGCFSEQVGVDGNKKIDGRKRHLAVDNLGLPWAVYVGAANESDAVAGFELLPQLKSCRRLSLICADAAYKGEFVSYAYYYGWKVDISQKPPSKQGFIPQKGRWQVERSGPATSVHRLHAWLNHYRRLAKDYERTPASAVCFIELAFINIILSKIP; encoded by the coding sequence ATGTATGAATTACATGAAAATCTGACTGATAGTCAATGGCAAGTTATTAAAAACATAGTAGATGATGGACGAAAGAGAAAAGTTTGTTTAAAGCGTGTAGTGGATGCCTGCCTGTGGCTGACCAGAACCGGAAGTCAGTGGCGGAATTTGTCTCAGACCCATTATCCTGTATGGCAAACGGTAGCTTATTATTTTTATAAGTGGCAACACAACGGAGTCTGGCAACAAGTGCGGGCGATGTTAGTGAAAAAGGAACGAGAAAGACAGGGACGACAAGCAGAGCCTTCCAGAGTGACTATTGATAGCCAAAGTGTTAAACAGTGTGGTTGCTTTTCTGAGCAGGTAGGTGTAGATGGTAATAAGAAAATAGATGGTAGGAAACGGCATTTGGCGGTTGATAACTTAGGACTTCCCTGGGCTGTTTATGTAGGAGCTGCTAATGAGTCTGATGCCGTAGCAGGCTTTGAATTATTACCACAACTCAAAAGCTGTAGACGGCTAAGTTTGATCTGTGCCGATGCAGCTTATAAAGGTGAGTTTGTCTCTTATGCTTATTATTATGGGTGGAAAGTAGACATCTCACAAAAGCCTCCTTCCAAGCAAGGATTTATTCCTCAAAAGGGAAGGTGGCAAGTGGAAAGATCTGGACCTGCTACGAGTGTGCATCGGCTCCATGCCTGGCTGAATCATTATCGAAGATTAGCTAAAGATTATGAAAGAACTCCTGCTTCTGCTGTCTGTTTTATAGAATTAGCTTTTATCAATATCATTTTATCAAAAATACCTTAA
- a CDS encoding IS630 family transposase: protein MWCIGIINGEYVATMEDVLDLYAQPQEEGIVRLCFDERPCQLIDHVLTPIPAKANCTQKQHQEYLRNGVCNVLLAYNMDTGQRHIKVTTTKTKADYSHFMQWVVKEHYPTETKIKLVQDNYQTHSYGAFYENLPFEEARQLKNKLEFHFTPKHGSWLNMAEMEFSSLARQCLDRRIANQEILESETLIWQKNRNLKAVKVNWSFTTEKARVKLKNRYIEISKINT, encoded by the coding sequence ATGTGGTGCATTGGTATCATCAATGGCGAATATGTTGCCACTATGGAAGATGTTTTAGATTTGTACGCTCAACCTCAAGAGGAAGGGATTGTCCGTTTATGCTTTGATGAACGTCCTTGTCAACTTATTGACCATGTGTTGACACCCATTCCGGCTAAAGCTAATTGCACACAAAAACAACATCAGGAATACCTAAGAAATGGCGTTTGTAATGTGCTACTGGCTTACAATATGGATACCGGGCAACGGCATATAAAGGTTACCACCACAAAAACTAAAGCTGATTATAGCCACTTTATGCAGTGGGTGGTCAAAGAACATTATCCAACTGAAACTAAAATCAAACTTGTTCAGGATAATTATCAAACCCATTCCTATGGGGCATTTTATGAAAATTTACCCTTCGAAGAGGCCCGGCAACTCAAAAATAAGCTGGAATTCCATTTTACACCTAAACACGGCTCGTGGTTAAACATGGCAGAAATGGAATTTTCATCCCTTGCACGCCAGTGCTTAGACAGACGAATCGCAAATCAGGAAATACTTGAATCCGAGACTCTTATTTGGCAAAAGAATCGAAATCTAAAAGCGGTAAAAGTCAACTGGTCGTTTACAACTGAGAAAGCTCGTGTAAAACTAAAAAACAGATACATAGAAATTAGCAAAATTAATACATGA
- a CDS encoding IS110 family RNA-guided transposase: MKKKSLSMEVVNPDAAGIDVGSRSHYVAIGQKPGDVREFGVYNEDLLELLKWLQENNITTVAMESTGTYWQSLFATLQAAGLEVYLCNGKFTKNIKGRKTDVQDCQWIQKLHSLGLLTSSFLPDLATEQLRTYCRHRTSLLETSAMTTLKMQKYLRLLNLRLDVVVSDVCGLTGLAIIEAICKGETNPTVLASLRHGNCRKSAEEIAKALQSNGRKDYLFGLQQEFDLYKILQAKIEACDVAIAKLLTEQINQDQTKKALQAEAKPHKKVNKNAPKHMDLNQVAYQYFDGVDLMGIEGVSHGTVIALMSEVGSEGIKKFATAKQFASWLRLTPNTRISGGKVISKRIAKGSNRLKIALRQAANAVGNLKDTHLSDFFNRISYRRGRTAAVSATARKLAVIIWNMIVKHVPYNPPSQYLFMDQKRKMKLVKKIRNKIAKLDLKPQDVGFSMN, from the coding sequence ATGAAAAAGAAATCCTTATCTATGGAAGTAGTGAATCCCGATGCAGCCGGCATTGATGTGGGTAGCCGCTCGCACTATGTGGCCATCGGCCAAAAACCGGGAGATGTCCGTGAGTTTGGTGTCTACAATGAGGATCTGCTAGAGTTACTTAAATGGCTGCAAGAAAACAACATTACCACGGTAGCTATGGAATCAACAGGTACGTATTGGCAAAGTTTGTTTGCTACTTTACAGGCAGCAGGCTTGGAAGTGTATCTGTGCAATGGAAAATTCACTAAAAACATCAAAGGCAGAAAAACCGATGTACAGGATTGCCAGTGGATACAGAAGTTGCACAGCCTTGGATTGCTCACAAGCAGTTTTCTGCCTGACTTGGCAACAGAACAATTACGCACTTATTGTAGACACCGCACTTCACTGCTTGAAACCTCAGCCATGACTACCCTAAAGATGCAAAAGTACCTGCGTCTACTCAACTTAAGGTTAGATGTGGTAGTAAGTGATGTCTGTGGACTGACAGGGTTAGCTATCATCGAAGCTATATGCAAAGGAGAAACCAATCCTACAGTATTAGCTTCCTTGCGTCATGGCAACTGCCGAAAATCAGCAGAAGAAATAGCCAAAGCTTTGCAGAGTAATGGTAGAAAAGATTACCTGTTTGGTTTACAACAAGAGTTTGATCTGTATAAAATCTTGCAGGCCAAGATTGAAGCCTGTGATGTAGCCATAGCAAAACTGCTTACCGAGCAGATCAATCAAGATCAGACAAAGAAAGCATTACAGGCAGAAGCCAAGCCGCACAAAAAGGTAAATAAAAATGCACCCAAACATATGGACCTTAATCAAGTAGCTTACCAGTATTTCGACGGAGTGGATCTGATGGGTATTGAAGGGGTGAGCCATGGGACAGTGATTGCCTTGATGAGTGAAGTAGGTAGTGAAGGGATCAAAAAGTTTGCAACCGCTAAACAATTTGCTTCCTGGCTCAGGCTTACTCCCAACACGAGAATCAGCGGAGGCAAGGTGATAAGTAAGCGCATAGCCAAAGGAAGTAACCGCTTAAAGATTGCTCTCAGGCAAGCAGCAAATGCGGTTGGCAATCTCAAAGACACCCACCTGTCGGATTTTTTCAATCGAATTAGTTATAGAAGGGGCAGAACAGCGGCTGTTTCTGCTACAGCGCGTAAGCTAGCAGTCATCATCTGGAATATGATAGTCAAGCATGTGCCTTATAATCCGCCCAGTCAGTATCTGTTTATGGATCAAAAAAGAAAGATGAAGCTGGTCAAGAAGATCCGAAACAAGATTGCTAAATTAGACCTCAAGCCACAAGATGTAGGCTTTTCCATGAACTAA
- a CDS encoding adenylate/guanylate cyclase domain-containing protein — MRQATKEMKNQMAIWPVQAHHSTTLQPARLQEQELAFFFLDIRDFTPFIASRPALQVMHAMQRLFKIFRKAIIANGGTIVETAGDGLYAVFGLNKSLAEAASSAVESGFSLLDQLEKANQRYFGPYFQHHFQVGIGLHVGKAVVGKLGLGVKNNMTVMGYSVNVAARLQEVTKTLDNNFIVSRQAYRLLHNPPMLVARQVALKGIQEKVEIYLLGNSYSASLFQKPALKVAS; from the coding sequence ATGAGACAAGCAACTAAAGAAATGAAAAACCAAATGGCCATCTGGCCTGTACAGGCGCATCATTCCACAACCTTGCAGCCAGCCAGGCTACAAGAGCAGGAACTCGCTTTTTTCTTCCTGGATATCAGAGACTTTACTCCTTTTATTGCTTCCCGACCGGCTTTGCAGGTGATGCATGCCATGCAGCGTTTATTTAAAATTTTCCGTAAAGCCATTATTGCTAACGGGGGAACTATTGTAGAAACAGCCGGAGATGGATTATATGCTGTTTTTGGACTTAATAAGTCGCTTGCAGAAGCTGCTTCTTCAGCAGTGGAATCAGGTTTTTCATTGCTTGACCAACTGGAAAAAGCGAACCAACGTTATTTTGGTCCTTATTTTCAGCACCATTTTCAGGTGGGCATTGGCTTACATGTAGGGAAGGCTGTGGTAGGAAAATTAGGCCTGGGGGTGAAGAATAATATGACGGTAATGGGATATTCAGTAAATGTAGCTGCCAGGTTACAAGAAGTTACCAAAACGCTTGATAATAACTTTATTGTTTCCAGGCAAGCATACCGGTTATTGCACAATCCTCCCATGCTGGTGGCACGGCAAGTTGCGTTAAAAGGAATTCAGGAAAAAGTAGAAATATATCTGTTGGGTAATTCTTATTCAGCATCACTATTTCAGAAACCAGCTCTAAAAGTAGCTTCCTGA
- a CDS encoding helix-turn-helix domain-containing protein encodes MARIATKVSLSESEKTELSSIIKKGTHKSRKITRARALLLMNSGKSRIEVQSEVGIDSNHYYRIKKRYFAGGLSNALEERPRSGQPPIITERLEAQITSMACSESPAGSAHWTLSLLNEKLVELNYVETISNESIRQVLKKAGLSLG; translated from the coding sequence ATGGCACGGATCGCTACTAAAGTAAGTTTGTCAGAATCAGAAAAAACCGAACTGAGCTCAATTATAAAAAAAGGAACGCACAAGAGTCGCAAAATAACTCGTGCAAGAGCCTTGTTACTAATGAATTCAGGTAAATCAAGGATTGAAGTTCAATCAGAAGTAGGCATTGACAGTAATCATTATTACCGCATTAAAAAGCGATATTTTGCCGGAGGCCTTTCTAATGCCTTGGAAGAACGCCCCAGAAGTGGTCAACCTCCCATCATTACAGAACGCTTGGAAGCACAGATTACCAGTATGGCTTGCAGTGAGTCGCCTGCCGGCTCTGCCCATTGGACTTTATCCTTATTGAATGAAAAACTTGTTGAACTTAACTATGTTGAAACTATATCCAATGAATCCATCCGGCAAGTTTTAAAAAAAGCAGGCTTAAGCCTTGGTTAA
- a CDS encoding DUF6843 domain-containing protein: protein MYIFNRAEPEAILIPKGYEGEVIIIFDQKEGAPIKYEGKERIYEIPDNGVLVTQFAWTTGFTDRKFYYVSQRERENIEMVRSDYKVEQDGEHREKVGVLDKRPFYYGCSEDGKDCVFHADRFIVSRRKNFEQYSVEDKLNQVIEARFE, encoded by the coding sequence TTGTACATTTTTAACCGAGCGGAACCGGAGGCTATACTAATTCCAAAAGGTTATGAGGGAGAAGTTATTATCATCTTCGACCAAAAGGAAGGCGCCCCAATAAAGTACGAAGGGAAAGAGCGAATTTATGAGATACCAGACAATGGCGTATTAGTAACCCAGTTTGCATGGACAACGGGCTTTACTGACCGGAAATTCTACTATGTATCCCAAAGAGAAAGAGAAAACATTGAAATGGTCAGGTCGGATTATAAAGTGGAGCAGGATGGGGAGCACCGGGAGAAAGTAGGGGTTCTAGATAAGCGGCCGTTCTATTATGGATGTTCAGAGGATGGAAAGGACTGTGTGTTTCATGCAGATCGCTTTATTGTCAGCCGCCGAAAGAATTTTGAACAATATTCGGTAGAAGACAAGTTGAATCAGGTCATTGAAGCAAGGTTTGAATAA
- a CDS encoding site-specific integrase, which yields MSVSAKLYCKKSKRKSDGTAPVYIILRINNKEKLIATGKYVNHENFDNSSGKVGRAEPNSMKLNVYLSAKLASIEKIILDLQHEGRAVTHAQVIQSFNTDGKLLFVDFCRQELEESRRAISEKHYKTTKYQIDKLAGYRPDLTLQHLNFEFLQKYQYHLVEKGNKPNTLHGDFKMIRKFLNLAIKKGLTKNYPFKDFEIPSEDSVKEYLSLKEVETLHNLYDSELLSAKLQNTLFYFLIACYTGLRFSDVGRLNALYLKLSGNRYFISMLMKKTKKPVEIPLSNRVVRLLSKRLGIKYEQLIETDLLKNDRLFSKKLKQSNSRVNTDIRQIIAMQKIDKYISFHCSRHSFAINSLILGISLEVISNILGHTQLKTTQIYAKIVDELKIKQMEKWDYD from the coding sequence ATGAGTGTATCGGCTAAACTGTATTGTAAAAAAAGTAAACGTAAATCGGATGGTACAGCACCGGTTTACATTATTTTAAGAATAAATAATAAGGAAAAACTGATTGCAACAGGCAAGTATGTAAACCATGAAAATTTTGATAACAGCTCAGGTAAAGTAGGCAGAGCAGAGCCAAATTCCATGAAACTGAATGTCTATTTAAGTGCAAAGCTCGCTTCTATTGAAAAGATCATATTGGATTTACAACACGAAGGAAGAGCTGTTACTCATGCACAGGTTATTCAATCTTTTAATACAGATGGCAAACTGCTGTTTGTGGATTTTTGCCGCCAGGAACTAGAAGAATCAAGAAGAGCTATTTCCGAAAAACATTATAAAACCACTAAGTATCAGATTGACAAATTAGCCGGATACCGTCCGGATCTGACCTTGCAACATCTCAATTTTGAGTTTTTACAGAAGTACCAGTATCACCTGGTTGAAAAGGGCAATAAACCTAATACACTTCATGGGGATTTTAAGATGATCCGTAAGTTTTTAAATCTGGCCATTAAGAAAGGACTTACTAAAAATTATCCCTTCAAAGATTTTGAAATACCCTCTGAGGATTCGGTAAAAGAGTATTTAAGCTTAAAAGAAGTAGAAACCCTACATAATCTATATGATTCAGAACTTCTTTCCGCTAAGCTTCAAAATACTTTGTTTTATTTTCTGATTGCCTGCTATACTGGATTAAGGTTTTCTGATGTAGGCCGATTGAACGCCCTATACCTAAAATTGTCCGGAAACCGATACTTTATTTCTATGCTGATGAAAAAAACAAAGAAGCCGGTTGAAATACCTTTGAGCAATAGGGTAGTAAGATTATTATCAAAAAGGCTTGGAATAAAATATGAACAGTTAATTGAAACTGATTTACTGAAAAACGATAGATTATTTTCAAAAAAGCTTAAACAGAGCAACAGCCGGGTAAACACTGATATTAGGCAAATTATTGCTATGCAAAAAATCGATAAATACATTTCCTTTCATTGTTCACGTCATTCCTTTGCTATTAACTCACTTATTTTAGGTATCAGTCTGGAAGTAATTTCAAATATTCTCGGGCATACCCAGCTTAAAACTACCCAGATATATGCTAAAATTGTGGACGAGTTAAAAATTAAACAAATGGAGAAGTGGGACTATGATTAA
- a CDS encoding Imm7 family immunity protein, with translation MTMKYHGWIELNYTEGWRKFEGKEVIYSEYIQSIRLITIKLEELVEKEIFDIPKSDVSILVSIDDMTTVHLSGKRNHWRSGPIKLLQWIQQNAPGSHGQIHIHDDEHGTLDEVYKIYRLTNNAIVESIETELKPLID, from the coding sequence ATGACAATGAAGTATCATGGTTGGATTGAACTAAATTATACGGAGGGTTGGAGAAAGTTCGAAGGGAAGGAAGTTATCTATTCTGAGTATATTCAGTCCATTCGTTTGATAACAATTAAGCTAGAGGAGTTAGTTGAAAAGGAAATATTTGATATCCCTAAAAGCGATGTGAGCATACTTGTCTCAATTGATGATATGACCACTGTGCATCTGTCCGGGAAAAGGAATCACTGGAGAAGTGGCCCTATCAAGCTTTTACAATGGATTCAGCAGAATGCACCTGGTTCTCATGGACAAATTCATATTCATGATGATGAACATGGCACCCTTGATGAAGTTTACAAAATATACAGACTCACCAATAATGCAATTGTAGAATCAATAGAAACGGAATTAAAGCCATTAATTGATTAA